A part of Macrobrachium nipponense isolate FS-2020 chromosome 26, ASM1510439v2, whole genome shotgun sequence genomic DNA contains:
- the LOC135200421 gene encoding tubulin alpha-1 chain-like has product MRECISVHVGQAGVQIGNACWELYCLEHGIQPDGSMPSDKLAGHHDDSFSTFFSESGAGNHVPRAVFVDLEPTVIDEVRTGMYRQLFHPEQLLTGKEDAANNYARGHYTIGKELIDLTMERVRKLADQCSGLQGFLIFHSFGGGTGSGFTSLMMERLSLDYGKKSKLEFAIYPAPQVATAVVEPYNSILTTHTTLEHSDCAFMVDNEAIYDICRRNLDIERPTYTNLNRLIGQIVSSITASLRFDGALNVDLTEFQTNLVPYPRIHFPLVTYAPVVSAAKANHEQLSVAEITSACFEPANQMVKCDPRHGKYMACCLLYRGDVVPKDVNSAISTIKTKRSIQFVDWCPTGFKVGINYQAPTVVPGGDLAKVNRAVCMLSNTTAIGEAWARLDHKFDLMYAKRAFVHWYVGEGMEEGEFSEAREDLAALEKDYEEVGLDSSDEVEEQPEEF; this is encoded by the exons cGTGAGTGTATCAGCGTCCATGTTGGCCAAGCCGGCGTCCAGATTGGCAACGCCTGCTGGGAGCTCTACTGCCTGGAACATGGAATCCAGCCCGACGGCTCCATGCCCTCGGACAAACTCGCAGGGCACCACGACGACAGCTTCAGCACCTTCTTCAGCGAATCGGGCGCCGGGAATCACGTGCCCAGAGCGGTCTTCGTCGACCTGGAGCCCACCGTCATAG ACGAAGTGCGGACTGGAATGTACAGACAGCTCTTCCATCCGGAGCAACTCCTGACTGGAAAAGAGGACGCGGCTAACAACTACGCAAGAGGTCACTACACTATTGGGAAGGAGCTCATTGACCTGACCATGGAACGTGTAAGGAAACTGGCTGACCAGTGCTCAGGTTTACAG GGCTTCTTGATCTTCCACTCCTTCGGAGGAGGCACTGGCTCGGGCTTCACTTCCCTCATGATGGAAAGGCTGTCCTTGGACTACGGCAAGAAGAGCAAGCTGGAGTTCGCCATCTATCCTGCTCCACAG GTTGCAACCGCCGTCGTCGAGCCCTACAACTCCATCCTGACCACCCACACCACTCTGGAACACTCCGACTGCGCCTTCATGGTCGACAACGAGGCCATCTACGACATCTGCAGGAGGAACCTTGACATTGAAAGGCCAACATACACCAATCTGAACAGACTCATCGGCCAGATTGTGTCTTCCATCACAGCCTCTCTCAG GTTTGACGGAGCCCTCAACGTCGACCTGACCGAGTTCCAGACCAACCTAGTCCCGTACCCAAGAATCCACTTCCCCCTGGTGACCTATGCCCCAGTCGTTTCTGCAGCCAAGGCGAACCACGAACAGCTGTCTGTTGCAGAGATCACCAGCGCCTGTTTCGAACCAGCTAATCAG ATGGTCAAATGTGACCCCCGCCACGGCAAGTATATGGCTTGTTGTCTCCTGTACCGTGGCGATGTGGTGCCAAAAGATGTCAACAGTGCCATTTCCACCATCAagaccaagaggtccatccagtTCGTCGACTGGTGTCCGACTGGCTTCAAA GTTGGCATCAACTACCAGGCGCCCACGGTCGTTCCCGGAGGTGACCTGGCGAAGGTGAACCGCGCCGTCTGCATGCTCTCCAACACCACCGCCATCGGAGAGGCTTGGGCGCGTCTGGACCACAAGTTCGACCTCATGTATGCCAAGAGGGCCTTCGTCCACTG GTACGTGGGCGAAGGAATGGAAGAGGGCGAGTTCTCCGAGGCCAGGGAGGATCTGGCCGCCCTAGAGAAGGATTACGAGGAGGTTGGCCTCGATTCCTCTGACGAGGTTGAGGAACAGCCGGAGGAATTCTAA